The Mesotoga sp. UBA6090 DNA segment TCCACTGAAATGATCTGACGAGTCTCGGAGGATTTTGAAAACAGACGAGTATTCAAACGAACTCTTGCCGAAACCCCTTGAGATCATATGTCAACAATCTGCTAAAGAGATACTTAACACACTCTCTCAACTCTCCATCTTACCCGATCGATAGCAAAAACGTCAGTGATCTTTGACCGCCCGTCTTTGGTTTCCAGATAGATAGAAAGCGATTATCAGCTTTCTTTGCTCAAATCTCCTCATGAAGGCGTTTTTTGGGAAGAGGTTGTTGTTGATTCACATGGTATTATCATTTTGAGTAATGCGTTGTTTTGGTGTCTTTCAATCTTAATGAGTACTACAAGACTTTTCGCGTTCCTGAGAGGCTATTGGGTCTCAGTTGTTGATGAAGTCCATGCTGCAGTTCTGATTCTCACCCGTTTGATGTTCTCATTCTGCACAGTTGTCGCGGTGCTTTCGGTAAAGTCATTACTGTGCTTCGAGTATTTTTGCACATTCTGGGGTCACTTCGGTCGTGAACAATCACAATTGTGGAGGTGAGGGAAGTGAAAAGGATTCTAGGTCTAGCTTCTGTTCTGCTAATGGGATTTATACTGTTTGCAGTTGAACCGATCGTTATTGGAGTCTTTGAACCAATGACCGGACCCTACGCGGCCGGTGGTCAGCTTACCATGGAAGGTGTTAAGCTCGCAGCTGAACAAGTGACAGAGGTTCTTGGCCGACCGATAGAGTTGGTTCTCGTCGACAATAAGAGTGAAAAGGTAGAAGCTTCAAATGCCGTCTCCAGGTTGATTCAGTTCAACAAAGCATCTGTAATAATCGGCAGCTATGGAAGTGCTGTAGCCATACCTGGCAGCGAAGTTGCAAATGCTGCAGGAGTACCGATGATCGGATGTTCGCCTACCAACCCGCTGGTCACATTGGGAAAGCCCTATGCTTTCAGAGTTTGTTTCATCGACCCATTCCAGGGAAGCGTGATGGCTAAATTTGCTGTTGAAGAGCTCGGAGCAAAGACAGCTGTGATTATTCAAGATATCGCTTCAGACTATTCGGTAGGGCTCTCACATTACTTCCAGAATTCGTTCAAAGCATTTACCGGGGATAACAAATCGATAAGCGGTGTCATTTCTTATCAGACGGGGGACCAAGACTTCACCGCGCAGCTTGCATATGCTCAGGGGAAGAATCCCGATGTAATATTCATCCCTGCTGCTTCATATGGAGAGGCGGCACTAATCATTAAGCAAGCACGCGAACTTGGAATTGAATCTCAGTTCCTTGGCGGAGATACATGGGAAGTTCCTGAGTTTTTGCAGGTCGGTGGTGCCGCCGTTGAAGGCAGCTACTTCAGCACTCACTTCGACGTGTCGGTAGCCCCAACTCCGAAAGCAGCAGAATTCATAGAAGCATTCAAGGCAAAATATGGCGTCGAACCGAGCGCATTTTCGGCATTGGGGTACGATGCGTTTATGCTGGCTGTAGACGCGATTTCAAGGGCTGGTTCAGCCGTTCCTGAGGACATTAAGAACGCTTTGAGTGCGACCGTAGCTTTCGAAGGGGTTACAGGATACATAACAATTGACGAAAACGGAGATGCCGTTAAGGATGCGATTGTCAGAAAAGTGGAGAACGGAGCTTTCAAGTTTGTAAGTGTTGTAAAACCTGCCGAATAAACAAGAAAAGGGGCGTCGATCCGCAAAATCGTAGGTGCCGGACGCAGGCGAACGCCTGCGTCCTTATTAAGAACGATAGCTAAGATAAAGGTGGTGGCAGGATGAGCTCTAGCGTTTTTTTGCAGCACCTTGTTAACGGAATTTCGTTGGGTTTCATATTCGGGCTGATTGCGATAGGCTATACTCTCGTTTATGGAGTAGTCAAACTTGTGAACTTTGCTCATGGCGACGTATTCATGATGGCTACTTTCTTTGTCTACTACGGATTCAGTCTGTTTATGATGCCCTGGTGGCTAGCCGTTTTGTTCGGAATCGTAGTAACTATATTACTTGGAGTTGGCATCGAGCGCGTTGCATATAGACCTCTGAGAGATGCGCCGAGAATTTCTTCGCTCTGTGCAGCAATTGGCATGTCCTTCCTTCTCCAGAACATAGCGACGGTTGTTTTCGGAGGAAGGCAGAAATCATTCTATGTACCCCCATCGCTGACCAGGACATTTATCGTAGGAGGGGTCAGAATTCAGGCGATAACAATAACCACTATTGTGGTTTCAATAGTCGTGCTCCTTCTGCTCACCTTTTTGGTTAAGCGTACGAAAATGGGATTGGCGATGCGCGCCCTTTCTGTCGACTTCGATACGGCAAAACTAATGGGAATAAACGTTAATAGGACTATTGCATTCACATTTGCTATAGGCTCAGCACTCGCAGCGCTAAGTGCAATTCTCTGGGCGCTCAGATATCCACAAATATGGCCTTTCATGGGAGTTTTCCCTGGCTGGAGGGCCTTTACTGCGGCTATAATCGGAGGAATTGGAAGTATTGTGGGAGCTCTGGTCGGTGGATTCATGCTTGGTATGGTTACGATTATGCTTGTCGCCTTTTTTCCTGAGGCCGCAGGTTACAGAGACGCATTAATCTTTGTTCTTCTCGTCGTGATTCTTCTAGTAAAGCCAACAGGTCTATTCGGCGAGAAGACAAGTAGGTGAGTGTAATGGATCGCAAATTGAAGTTGGTCATGACCATTATTGGACTTCTTGTCTTCATCGTGTTGCTCTGGCTAGCCGAGAATTACATTGACGCATTTATCAAAAGAATTCTGAATGTTGCTGCCATCTACGTTATACTTGGAGTCAGTCTCAACCTGATAAACGGTTTTACTGGTCAGTTTTCTTTAGGTCACGCTGGTTTCATGGCGCTTGGTGCATACGCATCGGCTTTGCTGTACATGTCTCCATCTCTTAAAGCAATGAATTTCTTTATTCAACCGATAATATGGCCACTAAGTGAAATAGAGATTCCCTTCTTCTTCGCGTTGCTCATAGGGGGTGCTGTTGCTGCAATTGCGGGGTTTGCTGTCGGAGCCCCTTGTCTTCGGGTAGGGGGAGACTATCTCGCTATCGTAACTTACGGATTCGCGGAGATAATTCGCGTGATACTCAACAACCTTCAAGGTATCACCAATGGGCCTCTTGGATTGAAAGGACTTCCCACATATACAAACCTCTACTGGAGCTGGGGCTGGGCATTGTTCACCATCTTCTTCATAAAGAAACTAGTAGACAGCAGCTATGGACGTGCGCTGAAGTCAATAAGAGAGGACGAAGTTGCGGCTGAAGCTATGGGAGTCAATCTCTTCAAACACAAAACCCTGGCATTTGTAATAGGGGCTTTCTTCGCCGGCATTGGTGGTGGCCTGCTTGGTAGTCTACTCATGACAATCGATCCGAATTCATTCAACATCGCTTTAACCTTTCAAATTGTCATGATTGTCCTTCTTGGAGGACTCGGAAGCATAACTGGAAGTGTCGTTATGGGCATTTCGGTTGCCTTCTTGATGGAACTGCTCAGGTTCGTGGAATCACCTATGACGATCTTTGGTTTCACTATACCCGGTATCCCCGGCATGAGGATGCTAATCTTTGCGCTTATCCTCGTTATTACAGTAATCTTCTTCAGGAGAGGCCTTTTTGGCCACAAAGAGTTCTCATGGACATGGATATTCAGATCTAAGGGGAGGAATGCAAATGAGTCTGCTTAAGCTTGAGCAAGTAACTAAGAGATTCGGCGGACTTACTGCGGTTTCGGATTTCAATCTTGATCTTCAGGAAGGAGAGCTGGTAGGACTCATAGGGCCTAATGGAGCAGGAAAAACAACTGTGTTCAATCTTATTACGAATACGTATTATCTAAGCGAAGGAAAAATCCTTTTTGAAGGCAAAGACATAACGGGTTTGAAGACAGACAGAATCGCCGCAGAGGGTATTGTAAGAACATTTCAAAACATCCGGCTTTTCGGAGAGCTAACAGTCTTGGAAAATGTTCTTACGGCTTGCCACTTGCGACTGAGATCCTCGGTTTTCTCCGCGGTCTTCGGATTCCCGGGATATATGAGAGAAGAACTGGCGATGCACGAAAAGGCTAGATCTTTGCTCAAGACGCTTGGTCTGGAGAAGTATGAGAGAGATCAGGCTGGATCGCTTCCTTACGGGCTGCAGAGAAAACTCGAGATTGCAAGAGCTCTGGCAACTCAACCAAAAGTGTTGTTGCTGGACGAGCCTGCTGCAGGGATGAACCCAGAAGAAACACTTGCTCTGGGGGCACTGATTCTTAGAATTCGGAAGGAGTTCCAGCTGACGATACTGCTTATTGAACACGACATGAGCTTGGTTATGACGATATGCGAGCGTATCATTGTTCTAGATCACGGTGTTACAATTGCAAAGGGTCTTCCAGAGGAGATTCAGAACAATCCCGATGTAATAACTGCCTACCTTGGAACGGGTGATTTGTATGCTTAAGGTGGAAAAATTGAACGTCTTTTACGGTGGTATACATGCTCTGAAGGGAATCTCCTTCAGCGTTGAAGAAGGGAAGATAGTTGCGCTTATTGGGGCAAATGGAGCCGGAAAATCAACAACTCTTAGAAGCATTTGTGGTCTTAAAAAAGTGAAGGAAGGAGAGATACTTTTCAAATCGAAGAACATCACAAACAAGCCAACAAATGATATCGTGAAGGCTGGAATGACTCTGGTTCCTGAGGGCAGAAGAATCTTTCCTAACCTTACAGTAACTGAAAATCTTATGCTAGGGGCATTCCTGAGAAGAGACTCAGAAGAAATCGAGAAGGATCTTGACTGGGTTAACACCCTGTTTCCAAGATTGAAAGAGAGAAAAGACCAAAAGGGCGGAACTCTCTCAGGTGGAGAGCAGCAGATGCTTGCAATAGGAAGGGCACTGATGTCTAGACCGGATCTTCTTATGCTGGACGAACCATCATTGGGACTTGCTCCAGTAATTGTGGGTGAAGTGTTCAGGGTTATTCGAAAGGTTCATGAGGAGGGTAAGACGATTCTGTTGATAGAGCAGAATGCTCTCGCTGCGCTGAAACTGGCCGACTATGCTTATGTACTTGAAACAGGCCGAATAGTTATTCAGGGAAAAGGAGAAGACTTGCTTAGCGACGACCTGGTGAAAAAATCGTATCTTGGAGGATAGTTTTTAGATATGAACCATACGCTGCTTTCGCGGCCTGATTGATTGGATGATCCAAGAAATCAACGTGCGTTAACAACGGTGGAATTCCATATGCATAAGTATTCTTGGAACACCTCACTCGAATAATCTTCTCTAGAAAATCATCATGAAGTGTGAAACGACATGGTAACGATCAAGTAGCCCTTTATATCGATGTACTTCCTCGATAACTTTTCACAACCCAAGGTTCTCGCTGACTGCGATACATAGAGGACGCCCAAATTTGACCTTTCCAAGCTTGTGGCTGTGCAAGAGACGATAAGTTAAGTACCTTCGGTCTCCTTCTTCTGAAGATTAGCCTGAATTATTTGGGACAGGCAGCCCTATCCATTTCTTTGACTTAGTTATGGAGAGGGCAACAGAGTATAGAGAGCTTAGAAATTGTAATTCATATTCAGGTTTCTTCAACAAGAGTTCGTTATACCCAAGTCTTGTAATCTGGAATGAGATCTTCCAACAGCTCCTTTACTTCACAAAAAGAGTTACACTTCATGTATTCGTTTCTAAGCCTTGCGGCATGCCTGATGTTTCTCGTGTAACCCGCAAAAGATTTCCGGAGATCTCTAACTGCCTGGTCTTCACCCACCGCTTCGGAAAGTCTTGTAAAGTGCCTGAGAAAGTGACCAAGTCTTTCTTGAAGAGTGAGCTCGTCATACGAACCAAACTTGATGAGGTCTTTCGCCTGTCTGAAGATCCAGGGATTGCCGATGGCACCCCTGGCGACCACCACGCCATCGACAGAGTAGCGTCTTAACGCGTTCACGATCGCCTCTGGGCTGAACATATCTCCCGAACCGTAGGATAGTATGCCTTCCCCGTGAAGTAAACGCGCTATCCTGTCTATCTCCTCCCAGTTTGCAGATCCCGAATACGCTTGCGCGACTGTCCTGCCGTGCACAAAAACCGCCTCCGGCTTTGCCTTCATAATCGGATAGATAATCTTTTCTCTCTCGATGCAGTCAAAGCCCAGTCTGATCTTCACTGAGACAGGCACTTCAACGGTATTTTTCAAAGCGATGATCATTTCCGCAATCTTTTCCGGGGTTTTCAACAAGGCGCTTCCGGCGCCTCTTCGAGTTACTTTTCTCACGGGGCATCCGGCGTTTATGTCAATCCAGGTTGCCACATTCGAAAGTTTCGCCGCAGCTTTGGCCATCCTCGATACGTTCGAACCGAAAAGCTGAATCCTGGTCGGAGTCGACGGAACAATTTCATCGGTCTTTCCCGAAGACCTCAACGCGCCCTCGGCGCTGATCATTTCGCTGAAAACGAAATCGGCCCCCCATTCGACCGAAAGCTCCCTCATTGTCGCGTCTGTGTAACCGGCCATCGGCGAAAGCCCGATCTGCTTATCCATAGAAAGACGTGACCTCGCCGAGTATTGAATCCGGGACCAGCCCGACAACCGATTTCCCTTCCTTAATTCTCTTGCGAATTTCAGTCGAAGATATGTCGAATCGCGGTGCGTCAAGCCAGATTACACGCCCGTCGAAGGAATGGTCTCTCTCGGTTATGTTTCTTGGATACACCGCGATCGTTGCTTCATCGAGAAGAGCCTCGTATTCAAACCAGGTGTCAAGAGAGGCAAAGCTGTCTTCACCAACGATCAGAAAGGGTCTGCAATTGTGAAGTTTCGAGAAGTGCCTCACCGTGAAGAGAGAATAGGAGATCCCCCCTCTTTCCCTTTCATAGTCCGACACGCAAGCTTTATCAATTCCTTCGAAAGCCATTTCGAGCCATCTCATTCTGATCTCATACGGAGAGGTCGTACTGGAGACCTTGTGAGGAGGCCTGTACGCAGGAATAACGTAAAGCCTATCCAGTTCCAGTTGTTCGATTGCCCTTACGGCAACGGCAAGATGGCCCGTATGTACGGGATCGAAGGAACCGCCAAAGATTCCGATTCTACTCTTTGAACACATACTCTCTGTCATCTATTACTACGGTATCTCCTTCCATTATGCCGGCATTTCTAAGCTTTGAAGAAAGACCGCCCTTTTCCAGTTTATCCATTATGAAACGGTCTCTGTACTTGAAGGCTCTGATCTTTCTCACATAGAAATCGACGGCCGGCCCCAGAACCACATACCTTCCGGAAGAGTCCTTCTCTACTCTGAAATCCTCGGGGTAGGGTGCCGTCAGGACGACGGGTTCGACCTGCGGCAGAGGGGTGTCCTCATCGGCCTTCATGGATGAAAAGTACGAGGAATCTCTTTCGATATACTTCCAGATCGCCTCTTTCAGAGGCTGAATTCCCTCGTGAGTCGCCGCCGAAATAGGAATTATCTCTTTGCCGGTGCTTTCTTTGAATAGTTGAAGCCTCTTCTGCCTCTCCCCTTCTGTAATGAGATCGCATTTGTTTGCCACCACAATCTCGGGCTTATCTGCAAGCTCTCTCTTGTAGAATTCGAGTTCGTAACGTATATCTCTGTAATCCTGAATGAAATCTCTTTCCTCACTCTCTGAGATGTCCAGAAGATGAACGATTGTTTTACACCGTTCGATGTGCCTGAGAAATTTGTGCCCCAGTCCAATACCCTCATGTGCCCCTTTGATTAACCCGGGCACATCGGCCACTATATATCCCTGTTCGTCATTCGCCATAACAACTCCGAGATTGGGCGAGAGGGTAGTGAAGTGATAATTTGCTATCTTCGGTCTCGCATTAGATATTACGGATATGAGCGTCGATTTTCCGACGTTCGGAAACCCGACCAGTGCGACATCGGCCAGAATCTTCAGCTCAAGTCGAACGAAGAGTTCCTCGCCGGGCTCCCCGTTTTCTGCGGCCTTGGGCGCCTGATTCGTTGAAGAGACGAACCGCGCGTTGCCCCTTCCTCCCTTTCCGCCTCTGGCAATCGCAACGATTTGACCGGGATTGCAGAGGTCGGCTATGATCTCTCCACTCTCGGCGTCATATGCAATCGTCCCAACGGGCACTCTTATAACCAGATCCTTTCCCTTCTTTCCGGCCATATTCGAACCGTGACCGCTCTCCCCGCTTTGAGCGATGAATTTCCTCTTGTGCTTGAATTCATAGAGCGTGTTTATTGAATTGGTCGATCTGAGAAAGACGTGACCTCCTCTGCCGCCATCACCACCATCCGGGCCTCCAAATGGTATGTACTTCTCTCTCCTGAAGGAGACGGAACCGTTACCTCCGTCTCCCGCCTTGACATAAATCCTCCCCGTGTCAACGAGGCTTTCCTGATCGTTACCTAGCATTGGAACACCTCCGCCGTATCTCCATTATGTTATAATAACATTGTTATTGGAAGGGGGAAAGTAGAAGTGGATCACGTTGTCAACGTTGGTTTTGAGTCCTTTGTGGTAAGGGATAGGATTCTGGCCGTTCTTCCTATTGAAAGCTCGGCTGTCCGAAGGCTCAAACAGCTCGGTATGGAGACTGGAAAGATCGTAAACCTTACTTTCGGAAAGAGGACGAAAGCCATACTGATAACGGACAGCGGTCATGTAATTTTCTCCTTTCTTCCTCCAAAGAGAATCATAGAAAAACTCTTCATGAATTAGGAGGTTTTATGGACACAAACATGGCACCTTTCGTCCCCTACGTAGTGGAAGACAGAGGAAGGGGGGAAAGGATTTTTGATATTTACACCAAACTGCTTTCGGAAAGAATAGTCTTTCTCGGCTGGCCAATCGACGATGAAGTCTCTAATATTGTGGTCGCACAGCTGCTCTTTCTCGAGTCCCAGGACCCCGAGAAGGATATAAACCTTTATATCAACAGCCCGGGCGGCTCGATCACTTCCGGTCTGGCGATCTATGACACAATGCAGTACATCAAGCCCGACATCTCTACAATCTGCATCGGAATGGCCGCTTCAATGGGCGCGATACTTCTTGCCGGCGGCACAAAGGGAAAGAGGTTCGCTCTTCCAAACTCGAGGGTAATGATTCACCAGCCCTTCGGTGGAGCTGAGGGAGTAGCCAAGGATATCGAAATCAGGGCCAAGGAGATTCTCTATCTTCGGGACGAACTGAACAAGATCCTTGCCAAGCACACGGGTCAGTCGATAAAGAAAATCGAAAAGGACGCCGATAGAGACTTCTTTATGAGTTCTATTGAAGCTGTCAAATACGGAATGATAGACAAAGTTATCGAACAGAAGCCAAAAGAAAAAGGCAAGGAATAAGAGAGAAGTATTAACCGGCCGGCGCTGAGCGCCGGCTTTTGATGTATCCGGAGTGAATGACGTGGCTGAAATGACACCGATGATGAAACAGTACCTTGAAGTCAAGAACAGCTACAAGGACTGCCTGGTTCTCTTCAGGCTGGGAGATTTCTACGAGACCTTCCTCGACGACGCGAAGCTGGTTTCGAAAGAGCTGCAGATCGTGCTTACTTCGAGAAACGGGGTCCCGATGGCCGGCGTGCCTTATCACTCGATAAACGGCTATCTCAAAAAGCTTGTGACTGCGGGTTACAAGGTTGCAATCTGCGAACAGACTGAAGATCCGGCTCTCGCCAGGGGCCTTGTGAAACGAGAGGTCACAAGAGTAGTCACTCCAGGAACGATCGTTGAAGACGAGTTGCTTCCTGAATCCGAGAACAACTACATCATCGCCGTAGGAGAAGCGGACGGACTCTTCATAATGGCTACTGCAGATGTTTCAACGGGCGAAGTAGCCCTGTCTACCGCCGAAGATCTCGAGTCGATGAAAGACTTCATCGTAGCAACTGGACCCTCACAGATCCTTTTGCGGGAGAGCTTGAAAGCACTGAAGCGGGAGATTTCGGGGATCACTTTCGCCATGATTGAAATAGT contains these protein-coding regions:
- a CDS encoding branched-chain amino acid ABC transporter permease, giving the protein MDRKLKLVMTIIGLLVFIVLLWLAENYIDAFIKRILNVAAIYVILGVSLNLINGFTGQFSLGHAGFMALGAYASALLYMSPSLKAMNFFIQPIIWPLSEIEIPFFFALLIGGAVAAIAGFAVGAPCLRVGGDYLAIVTYGFAEIIRVILNNLQGITNGPLGLKGLPTYTNLYWSWGWALFTIFFIKKLVDSSYGRALKSIREDEVAAEAMGVNLFKHKTLAFVIGAFFAGIGGGLLGSLLMTIDPNSFNIALTFQIVMIVLLGGLGSITGSVVMGISVAFLMELLRFVESPMTIFGFTIPGIPGMRMLIFALILVITVIFFRRGLFGHKEFSWTWIFRSKGRNANESA
- the obgE gene encoding GTPase ObgE, whose product is MLGNDQESLVDTGRIYVKAGDGGNGSVSFRREKYIPFGGPDGGDGGRGGHVFLRSTNSINTLYEFKHKRKFIAQSGESGHGSNMAGKKGKDLVIRVPVGTIAYDAESGEIIADLCNPGQIVAIARGGKGGRGNARFVSSTNQAPKAAENGEPGEELFVRLELKILADVALVGFPNVGKSTLISVISNARPKIANYHFTTLSPNLGVVMANDEQGYIVADVPGLIKGAHEGIGLGHKFLRHIERCKTIVHLLDISESEERDFIQDYRDIRYELEFYKRELADKPEIVVANKCDLITEGERQKRLQLFKESTGKEIIPISAATHEGIQPLKEAIWKYIERDSSYFSSMKADEDTPLPQVEPVVLTAPYPEDFRVEKDSSGRYVVLGPAVDFYVRKIRAFKYRDRFIMDKLEKGGLSSKLRNAGIMEGDTVVIDDREYVFKE
- a CDS encoding ABC transporter ATP-binding protein — encoded protein: MLKVEKLNVFYGGIHALKGISFSVEEGKIVALIGANGAGKSTTLRSICGLKKVKEGEILFKSKNITNKPTNDIVKAGMTLVPEGRRIFPNLTVTENLMLGAFLRRDSEEIEKDLDWVNTLFPRLKERKDQKGGTLSGGEQQMLAIGRALMSRPDLLMLDEPSLGLAPVIVGEVFRVIRKVHEEGKTILLIEQNALAALKLADYAYVLETGRIVIQGKGEDLLSDDLVKKSYLGG
- a CDS encoding branched-chain amino acid ABC transporter permease, with protein sequence MSSSVFLQHLVNGISLGFIFGLIAIGYTLVYGVVKLVNFAHGDVFMMATFFVYYGFSLFMMPWWLAVLFGIVVTILLGVGIERVAYRPLRDAPRISSLCAAIGMSFLLQNIATVVFGGRQKSFYVPPSLTRTFIVGGVRIQAITITTIVVSIVVLLLLTFLVKRTKMGLAMRALSVDFDTAKLMGINVNRTIAFTFAIGSALAALSAILWALRYPQIWPFMGVFPGWRAFTAAIIGGIGSIVGALVGGFMLGMVTIMLVAFFPEAAGYRDALIFVLLVVILLVKPTGLFGEKTSR
- a CDS encoding DUF370 domain-containing protein produces the protein MDHVVNVGFESFVVRDRILAVLPIESSAVRRLKQLGMETGKIVNLTFGKRTKAILITDSGHVIFSFLPPKRIIEKLFMN
- a CDS encoding ABC transporter substrate-binding protein gives rise to the protein MKRILGLASVLLMGFILFAVEPIVIGVFEPMTGPYAAGGQLTMEGVKLAAEQVTEVLGRPIELVLVDNKSEKVEASNAVSRLIQFNKASVIIGSYGSAVAIPGSEVANAAGVPMIGCSPTNPLVTLGKPYAFRVCFIDPFQGSVMAKFAVEELGAKTAVIIQDIASDYSVGLSHYFQNSFKAFTGDNKSISGVISYQTGDQDFTAQLAYAQGKNPDVIFIPAASYGEAALIIKQARELGIESQFLGGDTWEVPEFLQVGGAAVEGSYFSTHFDVSVAPTPKAAEFIEAFKAKYGVEPSAFSALGYDAFMLAVDAISRAGSAVPEDIKNALSATVAFEGVTGYITIDENGDAVKDAIVRKVENGAFKFVSVVKPAE
- the nadD gene encoding nicotinate (nicotinamide) nucleotide adenylyltransferase, whose product is MCSKSRIGIFGGSFDPVHTGHLAVAVRAIEQLELDRLYVIPAYRPPHKVSSTTSPYEIRMRWLEMAFEGIDKACVSDYERERGGISYSLFTVRHFSKLHNCRPFLIVGEDSFASLDTWFEYEALLDEATIAVYPRNITERDHSFDGRVIWLDAPRFDISSTEIRKRIKEGKSVVGLVPDSILGEVTSFYG
- a CDS encoding ABC transporter ATP-binding protein, with the translated sequence MSLLKLEQVTKRFGGLTAVSDFNLDLQEGELVGLIGPNGAGKTTVFNLITNTYYLSEGKILFEGKDITGLKTDRIAAEGIVRTFQNIRLFGELTVLENVLTACHLRLRSSVFSAVFGFPGYMREELAMHEKARSLLKTLGLEKYERDQAGSLPYGLQRKLEIARALATQPKVLLLDEPAAGMNPEETLALGALILRIRKEFQLTILLIEHDMSLVMTICERIIVLDHGVTIAKGLPEEIQNNPDVITAYLGTGDLYA
- the clpP gene encoding ATP-dependent Clp endopeptidase proteolytic subunit ClpP, with the translated sequence MDTNMAPFVPYVVEDRGRGERIFDIYTKLLSERIVFLGWPIDDEVSNIVVAQLLFLESQDPEKDINLYINSPGGSITSGLAIYDTMQYIKPDISTICIGMAASMGAILLAGGTKGKRFALPNSRVMIHQPFGGAEGVAKDIEIRAKEILYLRDELNKILAKHTGQSIKKIEKDADRDFFMSSIEAVKYGMIDKVIEQKPKEKGKE
- a CDS encoding tRNA dihydrouridine synthase, producing the protein MDKQIGLSPMAGYTDATMRELSVEWGADFVFSEMISAEGALRSSGKTDEIVPSTPTRIQLFGSNVSRMAKAAAKLSNVATWIDINAGCPVRKVTRRGAGSALLKTPEKIAEMIIALKNTVEVPVSVKIRLGFDCIEREKIIYPIMKAKPEAVFVHGRTVAQAYSGSANWEEIDRIARLLHGEGILSYGSGDMFSPEAIVNALRRYSVDGVVVARGAIGNPWIFRQAKDLIKFGSYDELTLQERLGHFLRHFTRLSEAVGEDQAVRDLRKSFAGYTRNIRHAARLRNEYMKCNSFCEVKELLEDLIPDYKTWV